A stretch of the Teredinibacter haidensis genome encodes the following:
- a CDS encoding cysteine hydrolase family protein, whose product MIALVVIDQQKGIDHPKLGKRNNPNAEEEILRILDLWRANRWPVFHVKHQSKDRDSVFWPEQDGFDVKSEFQPIEGEKTIEKLVPCAFTNNTLAAELQGLGISEIALVGVATNNSVEATARTGGNLGYRVYVIENACFTFAKPDYFGVDRTAQEVHAMSLANLNGEYASVIDSSQLVRMVTA is encoded by the coding sequence GTGATTGCCTTAGTCGTCATAGATCAGCAAAAGGGCATAGACCACCCAAAGCTGGGTAAGCGTAATAACCCAAATGCCGAAGAGGAAATTCTGCGTATTCTTGATCTATGGCGAGCTAACAGATGGCCAGTTTTTCACGTAAAGCATCAGTCAAAAGATCGTGATTCGGTCTTTTGGCCGGAGCAAGACGGGTTTGATGTAAAGAGCGAGTTTCAGCCAATCGAGGGTGAAAAAACAATTGAAAAGTTGGTTCCCTGTGCGTTTACGAACAATACCCTTGCAGCCGAGCTACAAGGGCTTGGAATCAGTGAGATAGCGTTGGTCGGCGTTGCCACCAATAATTCAGTAGAGGCCACCGCCAGAACGGGCGGGAACCTGGGTTATAGGGTTTATGTTATCGAAAATGCGTGCTTTACCTTTGCTAAACCAGATTATTTCGGTGTAGATCGAACCGCTCAGGAGGTGCATGCAATGTCACTGGCAAACCTTAATGGCGAGTATGCATCGGTAATTGATAGCTCCCAGTTGGTCAGAATGGTAACCGCGTAA
- a CDS encoding DUF1329 domain-containing protein yields MNSPCWAICFIFSIVGGLPSAWAAVSAVEARQLGSKLTYFGAEQEPNAEGSIPAYTGGIQEADFPADFQKGSGRWADPFPEEKPLYSISSDNIDQFSDKLSETSQALLRRYPSYRMDIYPSHRSVSYPDWVLENSVNNATQARLEKDGLSVKGAFGGVPFPIPKNGYEVMWNHLLAYNGYPAEFEGRNWYVDSSGRAINTVTLKASLQSQYYMRSSNAENLKKKGNAYIETALHFLSPPNAAGNAAYSIDTLDPVKQPRRAWSYSAATRRIRVAPDLTYDTPVGVFGGILNFDDSFLYQGRLDLFDFTLLGKREMYIPYNNYRLVFQTSASQILNPNHLNPDFVRWELHRVWVVQAIRKAGVKHSSSKRLFYFDEDWGGAGMTDAYGDKGQLSKGIFMAQTPLYDLKIPLARSYWAYDIRDKRYTFAQHFGDQGMGFYIQSEGFPPLTFTPDALPRRAQ; encoded by the coding sequence ATGAACTCCCCGTGCTGGGCTATCTGTTTTATTTTCTCGATCGTTGGTGGTCTGCCTAGTGCTTGGGCGGCAGTCAGTGCTGTGGAAGCGCGCCAATTAGGAAGCAAGCTGACATATTTCGGGGCAGAACAGGAACCGAATGCTGAAGGTAGTATTCCTGCCTACACTGGCGGTATTCAGGAGGCTGATTTTCCCGCAGATTTCCAAAAAGGTTCAGGGCGCTGGGCCGACCCTTTTCCTGAAGAAAAGCCGTTGTACTCAATTTCAAGTGACAATATTGATCAGTTTAGCGATAAGCTAAGTGAAACCAGTCAGGCATTGCTGCGGCGTTACCCAAGCTATCGGATGGATATCTACCCCAGCCATCGTAGCGTGTCATATCCAGACTGGGTGCTCGAAAATAGCGTAAACAACGCTACACAGGCAAGGCTGGAAAAAGATGGCTTGTCAGTTAAAGGCGCCTTTGGGGGGGTTCCATTTCCAATTCCGAAGAATGGATACGAGGTGATGTGGAATCACCTATTGGCGTATAACGGTTATCCTGCTGAATTCGAGGGTCGCAACTGGTATGTCGATAGCAGCGGGCGGGCCATTAACACCGTGACATTAAAAGCCTCTCTTCAGAGTCAGTACTACATGCGCTCTTCGAATGCCGAGAATCTTAAGAAAAAAGGCAACGCGTACATCGAAACCGCCCTGCATTTTCTATCGCCACCGAATGCCGCAGGCAACGCGGCGTATTCGATAGACACATTAGACCCAGTTAAGCAGCCTAGGCGGGCCTGGAGCTATTCCGCCGCAACTCGCCGTATTCGAGTGGCGCCGGACTTAACTTATGACACGCCTGTGGGAGTATTTGGTGGCATATTGAACTTTGACGATTCGTTTTTGTATCAGGGCCGGTTAGATCTGTTTGATTTTACCCTCCTTGGCAAACGTGAAATGTATATCCCCTACAATAATTACCGCTTAGTTTTTCAGACCAGCGCTTCGCAAATTTTGAACCCCAATCACCTCAACCCGGATTTTGTGCGTTGGGAGCTACATCGTGTATGGGTAGTGCAGGCTATTCGAAAAGCGGGTGTCAAACATAGCTCGTCCAAACGATTATTCTACTTCGATGAAGATTGGGGTGGTGCGGGAATGACCGATGCGTATGGCGACAAGGGCCAGTTAAGCAAAGGGATATTTATGGCGCAAACGCCACTTTATGATCTGAAAATCCCCCTAGCCAGAAGCTATTGGGCCTATGATATTCGGGATAAACGTTACACTTTTGCTCAGCATTTTGGGGATCAAGGAATGGGATTTTATATTCAATCTGAAGGTTTTCCGCCACTAACGTTTACCCCCGATGCATTACCTCGTCGTGCTCAGTGA
- a CDS encoding DUF1302 domain-containing protein, which produces MSGHFISSLVKQKPTKFVILLVGIFYIPSLYADDFSESSTQISAVKSRTLKPYRGTTIQWANTFRYNWGMRMSERDSRIADHALFDQGDALFDRYDINTNRIDWFSELDIHFPGRYGARLTAAAWYDEAYGTYGKSNPDALGGHIFPDSYENGEFSSYVKRYYAGPSAELLDAFVFGAFDVGVTVWNVKLGRHAVVWGESLFGNTNAVSYSQVPNDGMKGITNPGASAKETALPLSQFSVLAQLTPELSVVGQYSAEWRASRLPEGGTYFGLDVANQGPNVNRLSSLDGEKGDLGLGLIWRSRMLDSTVAIYHRQFDDKTGWLAQPTGGGQTRAVYAKDISLQGVSLAKNIGGASLGAELSHRRHMPLVSSGSMPSDRYEGAKGETWHSVINALVSIGPSPWYDSAILLSEVNWSRLDKVTDNSELFRAQRYQAACDTNGTIQGCADNEAFGLSVAFTPTWFQVFPGVNIEMPVFISKNIHGNAATNAGGSEGFTLYKIGLTAKVFVRHKLGVAYTGYDQKIQSAPDSVFGSRLLGPPYKDKDWLSFTYSVVF; this is translated from the coding sequence ATGAGCGGCCATTTCATTTCCAGCCTTGTTAAGCAAAAACCAACAAAGTTTGTCATTTTGCTGGTTGGCATTTTTTATATTCCTTCGCTCTATGCGGATGACTTTTCAGAATCGTCGACACAAATTTCTGCAGTTAAGTCGCGCACACTAAAGCCATATCGAGGCACAACGATTCAATGGGCCAATACGTTCCGGTACAACTGGGGAATGCGGATGAGCGAACGCGATTCTCGTATTGCAGATCATGCGCTTTTTGACCAGGGCGACGCGCTCTTCGATCGTTATGACATTAACACAAACCGCATAGACTGGTTCTCCGAACTCGATATACATTTTCCCGGTCGTTATGGTGCTCGCCTTACCGCTGCAGCATGGTATGACGAAGCCTATGGCACTTATGGAAAAAGTAACCCAGATGCTTTAGGGGGGCATATCTTTCCAGATAGCTACGAGAATGGTGAATTTTCGTCGTATGTAAAACGTTATTACGCAGGCCCCTCCGCAGAGTTGCTCGATGCCTTTGTTTTTGGGGCGTTTGACGTCGGAGTGACGGTGTGGAATGTGAAGTTAGGTCGCCACGCTGTAGTCTGGGGGGAATCGTTGTTTGGTAATACGAATGCCGTGTCTTATTCCCAGGTGCCTAACGATGGCATGAAAGGTATCACCAACCCCGGTGCTTCCGCTAAAGAAACGGCACTGCCACTCAGCCAATTTTCAGTGTTGGCGCAGCTGACGCCCGAGCTTTCGGTCGTTGGCCAATACAGCGCAGAATGGCGCGCTAGTAGGCTGCCAGAGGGCGGCACTTACTTTGGTCTTGATGTTGCGAATCAAGGCCCAAATGTTAATCGACTTTCTTCGTTAGACGGAGAAAAGGGAGACCTGGGCCTGGGGCTAATCTGGCGCTCGAGGATGCTAGATAGCACGGTGGCAATTTATCATCGCCAGTTTGATGATAAAACCGGGTGGTTGGCTCAGCCCACCGGCGGAGGGCAGACTCGCGCGGTCTATGCCAAAGATATTTCCCTGCAAGGGGTGTCATTGGCAAAAAATATCGGCGGGGCGTCCCTTGGTGCAGAGCTGTCTCACCGGCGGCACATGCCTTTGGTCAGTAGTGGTTCAATGCCTTCCGATCGCTATGAGGGAGCAAAAGGAGAAACGTGGCATAGTGTCATTAATGCGCTTGTCAGCATCGGCCCGAGCCCTTGGTATGATTCTGCCATTCTCTTGTCCGAAGTGAATTGGTCCAGGCTCGACAAGGTGACCGACAACTCAGAACTTTTTCGAGCGCAAAGGTACCAGGCGGCCTGCGATACCAATGGAACAATACAAGGTTGTGCCGACAACGAAGCCTTTGGTTTGAGTGTGGCTTTCACGCCGACGTGGTTCCAGGTATTCCCTGGCGTCAATATTGAAATGCCGGTATTTATTTCTAAAAATATTCATGGCAATGCGGCTACTAACGCTGGCGGAAGCGAAGGGTTCACGCTCTACAAAATCGGCTTGACGGCAAAAGTATTTGTGCGCCACAAATTGGGCGTGGCATACACCGGCTACGATCAAAAAATTCAGTCAGCGCCAGATTCAGTGTTTGGATCACGACTGCTAGGGCCACCATATAAAGATAAAGATTGGCTCTCTTTTACCTATAGCGTAGTTTTTTGA
- a CDS encoding CPBP family glutamic-type intramembrane protease has protein sequence MAIFLLFLYHASVPGIDVEIMFGGVFLLVLSKATVFSGLKLSGAKITVACVFISILFGLAYGIQFTRRTVGFSPIITFATGGIGFCFVWRRQLTGSLVLPIIIHNVANLSVVYTLT, from the coding sequence TTGGCTATATTTTTACTATTTCTGTATCACGCTTCAGTGCCGGGGATTGACGTGGAGATTATGTTTGGGGGCGTTTTTCTCTTGGTTTTGAGTAAGGCCACTGTGTTTTCCGGTTTAAAATTGTCCGGCGCAAAAATCACTGTGGCATGTGTTTTCATATCGATTTTGTTTGGCCTTGCTTACGGCATACAATTTACTCGCCGTACTGTCGGGTTTAGCCCTATTATAACGTTCGCTACGGGAGGTATCGGCTTTTGCTTTGTTTGGCGTCGTCAGCTAACGGGCAGCCTTGTTTTACCTATTATCATTCACAATGTTGCCAATTTATCTGTAGTCTATACGCTCACATAA
- a CDS encoding RDD family protein, producing MEDTNTIYTAPDSNLKTEEQEIDDVFPASAGLRLANMFIDYIAYLALMFVFAILAGTLFGAPAVNAIEKVPEFLLGLPIYLLYYLILESTTSRTLGKLITGTKVVNQQGLTPSFVQIVGRTFCRLIPFEIFSFLGDETVGWHDSFSKTRVVKCR from the coding sequence ATGGAAGACACAAATACGATTTATACGGCTCCGGATAGTAATTTAAAAACTGAAGAGCAAGAAATAGACGATGTTTTTCCCGCTTCGGCTGGGCTACGGTTGGCCAATATGTTCATTGACTATATAGCTTATTTGGCCTTGATGTTTGTTTTCGCCATATTAGCCGGTACTCTGTTTGGAGCACCTGCCGTGAACGCCATCGAAAAAGTGCCAGAATTTCTATTGGGCTTACCCATTTACCTGCTGTATTACTTGATTCTGGAATCCACTACCTCTAGAACCTTAGGGAAATTGATCACAGGAACCAAGGTGGTAAATCAACAGGGTTTGACACCGTCTTTCGTCCAGATAGTTGGGCGCACGTTCTGCCGCTTGATCCCATTTGAAATTTTTTCTTTTTTGGGTGACGAGACGGTCGGTTGGCACGATAGCTTCTCAAAAACACGGGTGGTTAAATGCCGGTAG
- a CDS encoding DUF6500 family protein: MRESLKQKIIDVCDEKIEKKGENVGLSFYAFFANRNDDPKLLMEAAEWWIMTNKLDHFEKAVKIREMVNT; the protein is encoded by the coding sequence ATGAGAGAAAGCCTTAAGCAGAAAATTATCGATGTCTGTGACGAGAAAATAGAAAAAAAGGGCGAGAACGTAGGTCTTTCGTTCTATGCCTTTTTCGCGAACAGAAACGACGATCCTAAATTGCTAATGGAAGCCGCAGAGTGGTGGATTATGACCAATAAGTTGGATCATTTTGAAAAAGCAGTAAAAATCAGGGAAATGGTTAACACTTAA
- a CDS encoding SIMPL domain-containing protein, translating into MFRYWIVVTFMLFTAIVQANPLPDKPHIYVEGSAEIDVMPDLATFVVYLESVGVNAEKPKSDIDKKSVALITLCKKLGIDVADVAASGIRIHKQYEYEEKFRKEVYVGVNVSRSVEITLKDISKYKTVMHELVTSNISANISTSLSLSNAKLFTDKALSSALIDATERAQAIASLQNVKLGKVYSVSEFNLRQPERYLLRASRQIQGQSSAAIRAEDIGSFSDQDSFNSSQRVAGKTVDPFDAGSMKAIAQVYVVFLVK; encoded by the coding sequence ATGTTTAGGTACTGGATTGTTGTTACTTTTATGCTATTCACTGCGATCGTTCAAGCAAATCCGCTTCCCGATAAGCCTCATATTTATGTGGAAGGTAGCGCTGAAATTGATGTAATGCCAGATCTTGCAACTTTCGTCGTTTACCTGGAAAGCGTTGGCGTAAACGCTGAAAAGCCCAAGAGCGATATCGATAAGAAGTCTGTAGCACTTATTACGCTATGTAAAAAATTGGGCATTGACGTTGCCGATGTAGCCGCGAGCGGTATTCGAATACATAAACAATATGAGTATGAAGAGAAATTTCGCAAAGAAGTTTACGTAGGGGTTAACGTATCAAGATCTGTAGAGATCACCCTAAAGGATATTTCAAAATACAAAACAGTCATGCACGAATTGGTCACTTCGAATATTTCAGCGAATATAAGCACTTCGCTAAGCCTAAGCAACGCAAAATTATTTACAGATAAGGCGTTATCGTCGGCGTTAATAGATGCAACGGAGCGGGCACAAGCTATCGCGTCTTTACAGAATGTAAAACTTGGCAAAGTCTATTCTGTGAGTGAATTCAACCTTCGCCAGCCCGAACGTTACTTGCTTAGAGCATCGAGGCAGATCCAAGGGCAGTCTAGCGCAGCAATACGAGCAGAGGATATTGGCTCTTTTTCTGATCAGGATTCGTTCAATTCTTCGCAGAGAGTCGCGGGTAAAACAGTTGATCCATTTGATGCCGGTAGTATGAAAGCTATTGCGCAAGTTTACGTGGTTTTCCTGGTGAAATAG
- a CDS encoding MBL fold metallo-hydrolase, with amino-acid sequence MVTASSEEAAGAEYSRAAHYNAGDGFKNTDPNFAENGKLFPILFRYVTEKRVDVAPRQKIPLSILSAEHLEQLPKDSDTVIRLGHSSVFLNIGGKKWLIDPVFSERASPFSFLGPKRFHPTPISLEDLPDIDGVLISHDHYDHLDEASIKSLARSVKHFIVPMGVDRHLLKWKVPAENIQVLDWWESAKIQNIQITATPAQHFSGRNMLDKNKTLWASYVIETPDNTLFFSGDSGYFSGFKDIGERFGPFALTMIEAGAYDKDWSSIHMTPEQSLQAHKDLGGAHMMPIHNGTFDLAFHSWYEPLQRISALAKQGGVSLLTPIMGQVITLNNIPTTLAWWEEDAGTVKQTLTQAEAL; translated from the coding sequence ATGGTAACCGCTTCTTCGGAAGAAGCCGCTGGCGCAGAGTATTCTCGCGCGGCGCACTATAACGCCGGAGACGGCTTTAAGAACACAGATCCGAATTTTGCCGAAAATGGAAAACTATTTCCGATACTCTTTCGATACGTGACCGAAAAGCGTGTAGATGTCGCACCGCGGCAGAAAATTCCGCTTAGTATTCTCAGCGCAGAGCATCTGGAGCAACTGCCGAAAGATTCCGATACCGTTATACGCTTGGGGCATTCTAGTGTGTTCTTGAACATTGGCGGTAAGAAGTGGTTGATTGATCCGGTCTTTAGCGAACGCGCGTCGCCTTTCAGCTTTCTAGGGCCCAAACGTTTTCACCCCACTCCCATCTCACTTGAAGATTTGCCCGATATTGACGGCGTATTGATTTCCCATGATCACTACGACCATTTGGATGAAGCAAGCATTAAGTCGCTCGCGCGATCGGTAAAACACTTTATTGTGCCTATGGGCGTTGACAGGCACCTGCTCAAATGGAAAGTTCCTGCCGAAAATATTCAGGTATTGGACTGGTGGGAATCGGCCAAGATTCAAAACATACAAATCACCGCCACGCCCGCGCAGCATTTCTCTGGCCGCAACATGTTAGACAAAAATAAAACTTTGTGGGCGTCCTACGTTATTGAAACGCCCGACAACACATTGTTTTTTAGTGGCGATTCAGGTTATTTTTCCGGCTTTAAAGATATTGGCGAACGGTTTGGCCCATTCGCATTAACAATGATCGAAGCGGGCGCTTACGATAAAGACTGGTCGAGCATACACATGACACCAGAGCAAAGCTTGCAGGCCCATAAAGATCTAGGCGGAGCGCACATGATGCCAATACACAACGGCACATTTGATCTCGCCTTTCACAGCTGGTACGAGCCATTGCAACGAATAAGCGCGCTGGCGAAACAAGGGGGTGTATCCCTGCTGACCCCGATAATGGGGCAGGTCATTACGCTCAATAATATTCCCACCACCCTGGCCTGGTGGGAAGAGGATGCTGGCACTGTGAAGCAAACACTGACACAGGCAGAAGCACTGTAA
- a CDS encoding TetR/AcrR family transcriptional regulator, with amino-acid sequence MNKPCIVKRILTRSEQKRAAIVNAAMLEFQTRGFQASNMDDIALRAEVSKRTVYNHFPSKDALFGAIMEKMVEMLRDFEHVPFSAETPLEQQLRQLVSNEISLLQAEGFISLARMIFAETIHSPNLIQTALQTFNKQESPIANWFNAAVKAGALKAEHPDILVTQFTAVIKSFCFWPQLIEGAAFPDKEKIALVSDTVVQMMLKQYS; translated from the coding sequence ATGAACAAGCCCTGCATTGTGAAAAGAATCCTGACCCGCTCCGAGCAAAAGCGCGCAGCCATTGTGAATGCGGCGATGCTAGAGTTTCAAACTCGAGGTTTCCAGGCGAGTAATATGGACGATATCGCGCTGCGTGCGGAAGTTTCAAAGCGCACTGTTTACAACCACTTTCCCAGCAAAGACGCTTTGTTTGGAGCCATCATGGAAAAGATGGTTGAAATGTTACGCGACTTTGAGCATGTCCCGTTCTCTGCAGAAACTCCGCTGGAGCAACAGTTGCGACAATTGGTTTCCAATGAAATTTCATTGCTGCAAGCAGAAGGCTTTATCTCGTTAGCGCGGATGATTTTTGCGGAGACCATCCACTCGCCCAACTTGATTCAAACGGCGCTGCAGACATTCAACAAGCAGGAATCGCCAATCGCCAATTGGTTTAACGCGGCGGTAAAAGCAGGCGCACTTAAAGCGGAGCATCCCGATATTCTGGTGACTCAATTCACCGCTGTGATTAAATCGTTTTGTTTTTGGCCGCAGCTAATTGAAGGCGCTGCCTTTCCGGACAAAGAAAAAATTGCCTTGGTCTCTGATACGGTGGTGCAGATGATGTTGAAGCAGTACAGCTAA